Genomic segment of Ewingella sp. CoE-038-23:
CTAAATACCTGTCAGAAAACGCATCAAACCTGTAATTTTTATTAAGCCTCAGGGCTTTAAAAAAAATAACAGAGCAATAACGGTCAGCCTAGCTGGCCGTTTTTTTTTGGGATTTTTTTCCCGCATTTTTCCCGCATAGTCATCACCGTCTTCACATTTATTTCATAAAACTCTGCCCGATCAGTCCTATTCCATCTAACCTAAATACGTCTCATTTTTGCCTGCCACGTGGCGCGATAGATTGGCCTGCGCCTTGCATGGTTTCCTCCGGCAAGAATGAACGTTGTATAGAAAAAAAGCGTTATCACACAAGAACCTGAAGGTTCTGCACAGACAGGGTATCAAACAGGAGTTTATATGTTACTTAAATGGAAAAAGCCGTTAACCATAATGGCATTGCTGGTCAGCGGCTCGCTTCACGCGGCGTCCAACCCCGCGGTAGAAGCCAAAAACGGCATGGTGGTCACTTCGCAATATCTGGCATCTCAGGTGGGTGTCGATATTCTCAAGATGGGCGGGAACGCCGTTGATGCCGCCGTGGCCGTTGGCTACGCTCAGGCCGTGGTTAACCCATGCTGTGGCAATATCGGCGGTGGGGGCTTCATGACGGTGCACCTTGCCGACGGCAAAGACACCTTTATCAATTTCCGCGAAACCGCCCCAGCCGCCGCCAGTGCCAACATGTATCTGGACGCCGATGGCAAAGTGAAAAAAGACGCCAGCCTGTATGGGTATCTCGCCTCGGGCGTTCCGGGCACCGTGCTCGGCATGGACACCGCCCAGCGCGAATACGGCAAGCTGACCCGCGAGCAGGTGATGGCTCCGGCGATTAAACTGGCCCGTGAAGGCTTTGTCCTCACCCGCGCCGACACGGATATCCTCGACACGACGGTAAAACGCTTCAAAGAAGACCCTGAGGCCGCGCGCATTTTCCTGCGCAAAGACGGCACTGCCCTACAACCGGGCGACAAACTGGTGCAAACCGACTTAGCCAACACGCTGGAATCCATTTCAAAACAGGGCCCGGATGCTTTTTACAAAGGTAAAATCCCGGCCGCGGTGGAAGCCGCGTCAAACAAGGGTGGAGGCATCCTGACCGCCGCCGACTTCGCCAACTACAAAGTCACCGAGACGGCGCCAATCACCTGTAGCTATCGCGGCTACAAGTTTGTCTCAGCACCGCCACCAAGCTCTGGCGGCGTGACCATGTGCGAAATCCTCAACATCCTCGAAGGCTATGACCTGAAGAGCATGGGCTTTAACTCAGCGGCGTCCATTCACTATATGACTGAGGCCATGCGCCACGC
This window contains:
- the ggt gene encoding gamma-glutamyltransferase; this encodes MLLKWKKPLTIMALLVSGSLHAASNPAVEAKNGMVVTSQYLASQVGVDILKMGGNAVDAAVAVGYAQAVVNPCCGNIGGGGFMTVHLADGKDTFINFRETAPAAASANMYLDADGKVKKDASLYGYLASGVPGTVLGMDTAQREYGKLTREQVMAPAIKLAREGFVLTRADTDILDTTVKRFKEDPEAARIFLRKDGTALQPGDKLVQTDLANTLESISKQGPDAFYKGKIPAAVEAASNKGGGILTAADFANYKVTETAPITCSYRGYKFVSAPPPSSGGVTMCEILNILEGYDLKSMGFNSAASIHYMTEAMRHAYMDRNTYLGDPEFIKNPIDRLVSKSYAEEIRKKIQADKATPSEQVQPGMEPHEKPETTHYSIVDSMGNAVSTTYTVNGRFGSVVIAPGTGFFLNDEMDDFTVKVGEKNLYGLVQGTRNSIAPGKRPLSSMSPSLVTKDGKIFMVLGSPGGSRIITITLQTALNVIDFGMPPQEAVDAPRIHHQWLPDEVYYEQRGVSADSLNILAKMGYKMVEQTPWGATELIMVGLPGAVGVTPANSGNDSAVSGKVREGYLYGANDVRRPAGAAIGY